The genomic interval CTGTTGTTGACTCAATTGTCCGCCCGCGATGCGCTCCCGGCCAGAAAAGCGTGGTCCCGGCCAGAAACGGGCACAACGTCGCCTCAGCAGTGGTCGCCTCAGGAGCGTCAGTCAGCCGGCAACGGCCAGCAACCCAAGCACGACGGCGAGCAACGGCGTCGTGCCTTGCAGTACCGCGGCGCGGAGGTACTTTTTCCCGCTGAGTGCCAGCACCGCCGCTGCGAGCAGCATGGAGCCGCAGCAGCTGAAGATCAGCGTCCAGCCCACCACGTGCTGCGCCGAAGCGTCGGGGCCAAGCGCCACGCAGCCCACCCCGATGAACGCGCCAATGGCCAGGAACAGGTTGTAGAAGCCCTGGTTGTAGGCGAGGGGTTTGGTGGTCTCGGCGTCGGCCTGGGAGGCGAGTCCGAAGCGCTTCCACGTGGCCGGCGTGGTCCAGGTGAGGGATTCCATGGTGAAGATGTACACATGGAGCGCGGCGGCGAGGAAGGCAAAAAGCAGGGAGGCCAGGATCATGTGCTGATCCTAGCCTCCCCAAAACTCAAACGAGCGTCAGCGGGTGAGCATGCCCAACGCCGACGTGGCGAATTCCCTGGCCGAGGTGTTCCAGTGGCCGAGCAAGCCCTGGAGGTTCTCGCCGTCGGCCCGGTGCGCCGGCAGCTGTTCCTGGAGCGTGGACAGCACGCCGGTGCGGAGCTCGGTATTGAAGTTCACCTTGCCCACGTTCATGGCGGCAGCCTTGAACAGCTCCCCCGCCGGAATGCCGGACGCGCCGTGGAGCACGAGCGGGATGTGGGTCCGCACGGCAATGTCCTGCAGGACGTCCCAGCGCAGCTGCGGCTCGCCCTTGTACTTGCCGTGGACGTTGCCCACCGCAACAGCCAGGAGTTCGGCACCGGTCCGGGCCACAAAGTCCTCCACCTGCGCGGAGTCCGTCAGGCCGGCCACGGCCACACCGGCTTCGTCGGCGCCGAAGGCACGGTCCTCGTCGCCGGCGAGGCCGCCGAGTTCCGCTTCAAGCACGACGTCGGCACCCAGCACAGCGCGCGCCTCCCGGACCAGCGCAATGTTGTCCTCATACGGAAGGGACGAGCCGTCCGCGAGGACCGAATCCGCCCCCGCAGCGACGGCGTCGGCCATCACCCGCAGGTCCGTCGCGTGGTCCAGCTGGACGGCCACGGGAACGGAGGCGGAGTCTGCCAGCCCGCGGAGCGCGGCGATCAGGCGGAGGCCGTTGGACGTGCCGGCCGTTTTGGGGGCCACCAGCAGGATGACCCCGCGGCCCGCGTCTTCGGCCGCGCCCACAACGGCGAGCGCGGTGGTGAAGTCGTAGCAGGTGAAGGCTGGAACGGCGGAGCCCTGCTGGAGGGCAGCGGTGACGAGGTGGTCGAGTCGGGTGCGCATCAGACGCTCAGGCCTCCCACCAGGATCCAGGCCACGTAGGTCAGGATGAAGCCGGCCACGCCGAGGACGGTGGTGAGGACGGTCCAGGTTTTCAGGCCGTCCGAGACGGTGAGGCCGTAGTAGCGCACCACGGTCCAGAAGCCGGCGTCAGTCACGTGGGACAGGCCCAGCGAGCCGAAACCGATGGCGATCACGATGACGGCGATCTGGGCCGGCGAGTAGCCGCCTTCCATCACGGCGGAGGTCAGCAGGCCGGTGGTGGTGACGATGGCGACGGTTGCCGAACCCTGGGCTGCACGCAGTGCCAGCGAGATCACGAAGCCGAGCACAATGACCGGCAGGCCCAGGTGGTCCAGCGTCTGGGACAGCGCGGCACCGATGCCGGAGGTCCGCAGGACCTCACCGAACACACCGCCGGCCGCGACAACCATCAGGATGGACGCGATGGGAGGCAGGGCGCCTTCGAAGATCTCGCCGGTTTCCTTCAGGGACCAGTTGCGGCGGACCGCCAGCAGGAAGAAGGACAGGGCAACGGCCACCAGGAGGGCAAAGAACGGGTTGCCGATGAAGGCAGCCAGGCCGTACCAGGAGTTGTCCTTGGGGATGGTGAGCGTGCCCAGGGTGCCGATGAGGATCTGCACGATCGGCGCGGCGATGAGGAAGATGATCAGGGCCGGACGCGGCGGGGCGATGCCTACGGCGCCGGGGCCCTGGTGGCCGACCTTGACCAGGGAGTCGGAACCGAATTCGTCCACCTGGGCCTTGACGCCGGGGAGGAGCTCGTACTCCTTGCGGTTCATGATGCTGGCTACCCAGTAGGACAGGAAGCCGAGCGGGATGCAGATGAGCAGGGAGATCAGCGTGATGAGCCCGATGTCGGCGCCGAACACGCCGGCGCCTGCCACGATGCCCGGGTGCGGCGGCACGGCGACGTGGATGGAGAGCATAATGCCGGCCATCGGCAGGCCGAACTTGACCGGGTGCACGTTGGCGATCTTCGCAAAGGCGTAGACGATCGGGACGAGCACAATGATGCCCACCTCGAAGAACACGGGGATGGCCACCAGGAAGCCGACGGCGGTGAGCGCCACCGCGACGCGCTTGGCGCCAAGCTTCTCGGTGAAGTGCGCGGCCAGCGACTGGACGCCGCCGGAAACCTCGATCATCCGGCCCAGGACGGCGCCGAGCGCGATCAGCAGGGCTACCTTGCCCATGGTTCCGCCCACACCGTTGGCGACGACGGTGAAGACGTCCTTCAGCGGGATCTGCGCGGCCACGGCCACGGCGATGCTTACGGTCAGCAGGGCCACAAAGGCCTGGATCTTGAAGCGGATGATCATCACCAGCAGGACGGCGATGCCGATCGCCGCGATGGTGAGGAGCAGCGGAGTACCCAGCTCCACCGCGGGTTTGATGGCGGGGGCGTCGGCCGCCCGCACCATCAGCGAGTTGGTCAGGGGGTTCATTGCGGTGTCTCCTTCGACAAGCCAGTCTTCCAGAAGACGGGCTGGCGGGCGCTGTTTCTTGTGCTTTGTGAACGCTGGAAGATACGACGACGGCGGAGGGGGGACCGCCGTCGTCGTACGTTTTTTGGGGGTGCTTCAGCCGGGCTGCTTTAGCCGGGGTGCCTAGGCCGTGCGCTTGGTGGGCGCGACAACCTTGATGACTGCGGAATCGTCGGCGGCGGCGAGGCCCTGGGCCTGGCCCAGGAGGTACAGCTGCTCGGCGGCGGCGGCAACGGGGGCTGCCAGGCCGGCGGCGCGGGTGGCCTTGCCCACGATGCCCATGTCCTTGACGAAGATGTCCAGGCGGGACAGGACCTCGGCGCCTTCCTCGGTGTAGGCCTCGAGGATGCGCGGGCCGCGGTTGGAAAGCATAAAGGAACCTGCCGCGCCGGCTTCGAGGGCTGCGAGGGTCTTGGCCTGGTCCAGGCCGAGCGCGTCGGCGAGGGCCATGGCCTCGGCGGCGGCCGCGATGTGGATGCCGCAGAGGAGCTGGTTGACGGTCTTGAGGGCCTGGCCGTCGCCGGGCTTGTCGCCCACCACGGTGAGCGTGGAGGCCAGCAGTTCAAGGGCCGGGCGGGCCTTCTCCTGGGCCTCGGGGGAAGCGCCGACGACGATCAGCAGGTCGCCTTCGCCGGCGCGCTTGGGGCCGCCGGACAGCGGCGCGTCCACGAGCTCAACGCCGTATTCGGCGAGGCGTGCCACGGTGGCGGGGATGGCTTCGGTGCCCACGGTGCTGCCGAGGATGACGACGGCGCCCGGCTCCAGCACGGATGCCACACCGTTCTCGCCGAAGAGGACATCGTTGAGTTGCTCGCCGTTGCGGACCGCCAGGAGCAGGGCGTCGGCGCCCTTGGAGGCTTCCCGGGCGGAAGCGAAGGTGCGGATGCCTGCTTCTTCGGCGAGCTTCAGGCGCGGCTCGGCGATGTCGAAGCCGTGAACGGTGAGCTCGCTGGCCAGTCGGGTGGCCATGGGCAGGCCCATGGCGCCGAGGCCCAGGACGGTGATGGTGTAGTTGCTGGTCATGGTGTTCTTCCTTGAATACTGGCGGGACTGCTAGAAAGTGCTGCTGAGCTTGCGGGTGACGTCGGCGAGGGACAGGTCGTCGCCCACGTTGCCGGCGAACACGATGTACGGGATGCCCTTGGCGGGGCCGTCCACCGGCTCCCAGAGAGAGACGATGCCCGGCAGCATGGGACCGCGGACAATGGCGTGGCGGATTTCCAGGCCGTGGGCGGCGACGTCGGAGGACGTGATGCCGCCCTTGGCGATGACGAAGCGCGGCGGGAAGGCCTTGAGGGTCCGGTTCACCACGGCGACGACGGCGGCGGACACCGTGCGCGCGATCCGCAGGCTCGCTGCGGGGTCATCGGTCTTGATGAGCAGGCGGCTGGTGTGGACGATGACGTCTCCCCCGTGGAGTGCCTCCACGACTGTGTCAACGGTCTGGTCGAGGTGGGCGTCCCCGGCGTCGCTGAGGAGCTCCTCGACGTCGATCTCCACAATTCGAGCGGCGCTGTGCTGTTCGGTGAGGGCCTTGAGTTGGCGGGTGGTGACGCCCACGTGGGAGCCCACCACGATCAGGCCGCCGGCCTCGGACGGGGTGTTTCCGGCGTAGGCTTCAGCACCAGTGAGCTCGGTGCGGATTTCCTGGCCGATCCGGGCGCGGACAAACGGCGGTCCCACGCGGTAGAGGAGCTTCTTCCCGCGCCGTTCGGCTTCTTCCAGGCCCAGGGACAGGGCGCGGAGATCGTTCTCGGTGACGATGTCGGCGACGATCGGCGTGGAGTTCGTGGCAGGCTCGATGGCGTCGGCGATGGCCTTGGCGGTGATCTGCGGATCGGTGGAGGCGCGGATGATGTTCAGGTCCAGGACAATCACGGATTCCGCGGCGAAGCGGCCCTGTGACTTCTCTTCCACGTATTTGGTCATGTCCGAGTTGGCGAAGCCGAAGCTGGCGTCCTTGGCGAATTCGGTCTCGGCCACGGGGGTGAGCTTGCCGGCGTCATGCCCGGTGCCGCGCATGTAATGCACGCCACCGATGGTCACGCGGCCGGCGTCGGGGAATGCCGGCACCAGCACAACGCCGTCGGTGGCTTCTCCGCTGACGTCAGCCACGGTGGCGGCGATAACGTCGGGTTCCAGCGGGTAGTGGCCGCGGAGGGTGGAGTCGCTGCGGCTCACGAACCCCAGCCGCAGGGCATCTGCGGAGCCGGCGGCGGCCAGTGCGTTGCGGACCACTTCCTCGTTGCGGGCTGCGGCTTCGGCGGGGTCCAGGCTGCGGGTGTTGGTCAGCACGTACACGGCGGGCTTCGCCTGGCCAAAGGCCCAGATGAAGTCCTCCACTTCCCAGCGGGTGAGCACGGGCAGATCCGCAACGGACTGCGTTCCGGTGGGGTCGTCGTCGAGCACTACGAGCATCCGGGGGGTCTCCGCGCTGGACGCGGCGACGGCGTCGGCAACAAGGCGGGCGGGAATCCGGACTTCGGCCGGGAAGGCGGCCAGGATGTCTGCTTCAAGCGTCACAGTGCACTCCGTTGTGTGGAAATCTAAGTATTGAGGTAACTGTAAGATGTCTGACATCTAACATTTCAAATAGTGTGGCACAGGACATAGAAACTCGCAAGTAGACTTGTCAGACATATCTGGCGACGCCGCAAGGGGGACGTAATGGCACGGAAATCACTGGTGGGCGTTGTTGCCGACGAACTCCTGGACCGGATCATTGCCGGGGACTTTCCACCCGGATCCAGCGTGCCCGGCGAGCTGGAACTCAGCGCCAGGCACGAGGTGAGCCGGATGACAGTGCGCGAGGCCATGAAAACTCTGGAAGCGCAGCGGATCCTCAGCGTGGAACGCGGCCGCGGCACGTTCGTTAACCCGTTGAACCGCTGGGCTTCGCTGGAAGCTGTCCTGCGCGCCGCGTCCGAGGGACAGAACGAGGCCGCCGCCTCCGTGCAGCTCATTGAACTGCGCCGGATGCTTGAAACCGGGGCGTGCGAACTCGCGGCGGCACGGATCAGCGACGCCGACATCCAGGCGCTGTTCGGTCATGTCGCGGCGATGCGGGCCGCCCATGAGGTCAACGACATTGCCGCCTTCGTGGAGGCTGATCTGGCATTCCACGACCTGATCCTGCGCGCCTCGGAGAACGTTTTTGTGGCGGTCCTTTTCGCGCCGCTGCACCGCGTGCTGGAAAAGCGCCGGGCCGAAACGTCGGCCGTGCCAACCATCCAGGAGCACGCCATCGGACACCACCAGAACATCGCCGAGGCACTGGAATCGCGTAACCCGAGCAGGTCGCGCGAAGCCATGGACCTGCACATGCAACAGACCCTGGATGACCTCAAGAACCTGGTCCTCGAAGCGCCCTGACCAGAGTCCGCTCCGGAGTATTGGCTCTGGCCACGCTTCAGAAGTGCCACTAGTGTTCAAGAACGGCCCGCAACCGGGAATCGAAGGCGATCACGAGGAGCGAAGTTGTCCAACCACACGTACAGCATTACTGAAATTGTCGGCACCTCCGGAGAAGGCGTGGACGCGGCAGTCCGCAACGGGATCGCCGAGGCCGCCAAGACCCTGCGCAACCTGGACTGGTTCGAGGTCAAGGAAATCCGCGGTCACCTCGAAGACGGCAAAGTTGCCGACTGGCAGGTACGGATCAAGCTCGGTTTCCGCCACGAAGGCTGACCCTTCCAAGGTCTGAAAAGTGATGGCCGCGTCCTTTGGGCGCGGCCATCACTGTTCAGCCATCACTGTTGAGCCATTCGGCACGGCCCTGCCAGGCATTTCCTACAACGAAAGTAGGACTGCCAGTCCTAGGACGAACTGGGACACGGTCAAGGACTGACTATCGGCGCGAAAGTGCATAGGCTCGTACCGGAGCAGTTCCCGAAAGCGGTTTCCTGCCGGACATCCCGAGCCAGGAACCATCCTTCAGCACTACGAGGAGTACCCATGTCAGAAATCTCGCTGAACAACGGCGTCACTATCCCCCAGCTCGGCTTCGGCGTTTTCCAGGTTCCGCCGGAAGACACCCAGCGGGTCGTTGAGGATGCCCTGGCAGCCGGCTACCGCCACATCGACACCGCCGCCGGATACCGCAACGAAGCAGGTGTGGGCGCTGCCATCGCAGCCTCGGGCATTCCGCGCGAGGAAATCTTCGTGACCACCAAGCTCCGCAACGGCGATCAGGGCCGGGCCTGGGACGCATTCCAGGACACCCGCGAGGCGCTGGGTCTTGACTTCGTGGACCTCTACCTCATCCACTGGCCGGTCCCGTCACAGGGCCTCTACGTCCAGGCTTGGAAGGAACTGGAGGCCCTGTATGCCGCCAAGGCGATCCGTGCCATCGGCGTCTCGAACTTCCTCTCCGACCACCTGGACACCCTGCTCGAGTCCACGGACGTCGTACCCGCCGTGAACCAGATTGAACTGCACCCCAGCTACCAGCAGGCCAAACTAGCCGCCAAAAGCCGTGCCCTCGGGATTGCGGTGGAGGCCTACAGCCCGCTGGGCCAGGGTGGGGACCTCAACGGAAAAGCCGTCACCGCCGTTGCGCAGGCACACGACGCCACCACCGCGCAGGTGGTCCTGGCCTGGCACCTGGCCGCCGGCACCATCGTCATCCCCAAGTCGGTTAACCCGTCCCGCATCCGCGAAAACTTCGCGGCCGCTTCCCTAACCCTGACCGACGACGAGCTCGCCTCCATCACCGCCCTCGAGCGGGGCGCGCGCATCGGTTCCGATCCCGCCGTCGCCGCTTTCACACAGCTGTAGCCAACGCTGACCGAGCCTGCCGGCACCGATTCCGGCGGGCTCGGTCGCCGCGCTCCGCCACGTCCAACCACCAGCGAAGGATCCCTCCGTATGCAGTACACGCACCTGGGCCGTTCGGGCCTGAAAGTTTCCCGGCTTTGCCTGGGCACCATGAACTTCGGCCCGCACACCGACGAGGCTGACGCGCACAACATCATGGATTCCGCACTGGACGCCGGCATCAACTTCTTCGACACAGCCAACGTCTATGGCGGCAGCGGGCACCGGGGCTGGACCGAGGAAATCATTGGCCGCTGGTTCGCGAAGGGCGGCGAGCGCCGCGAACGGACCGTCCTGGCCACAAAGCTGTACGGCACCATGACTGACCGCCCCAACGAGTCCAAGCTGTCCGCGCTGAACATCCGGCGCGCCCTGGACGCCAGCCTGAAGCGCCTCCAGACGGACTACATCGACGTGTACCAGTTCCATCACATTGACAGGGACACGCCCTGGGACGAGATCTGGCAGGCCATCGAAGTGGCCGTCCAGCAGGGCAAGATCCTCTACTCGGGCAGCAGCAACTTCGCGGGCTGGCACATCGCCCAGGCACAGGAAGCCGCCCGCCGCCGGAACTACACCGGGCTGGTCAGCGAGCAGTCCATCTACAACCTGTTCCGCCGCGAGGTGGAGCTGGAGGTGATTCCCGCGGCACAGCAGTACGGCCTGGGCCTGATCCCGTGGTCCCCGCTGCAGGGCGGGCTGCTGGGCGGAGTCCTGAAGAAGGAACGCGCGGGCGTCCGGCGCACCGAAGGGCGCGCTGCCGAAACGCTCAAGCAGCACCGGGACCAGATCCAGCAGTTCGAGAATCTCGCGGACGGGCTGGGGCACGAACCCGGCGACATTGCGCTCGCGTGGCTGCTTCACCAGCCTGCTGTCACCGCACCGATAGTGGGGCCGCGCACGCAGGAACAGCTCGACGCCGGCATCCGGGCGTTGGACGTGACGCTCGACGCCGACGCGCTCAAGCGGCTCGACGACATCTTCCCGGGCCACCGTCCGGCACCGGAGGACTACGCATGGTGACTCTGTTTGATCCGGCCGCGTTGGATCCCGCGGCCGACACCGTGGCACCACGGAGCATCCTCTTCCTGGGCGGCACCGGGGTGATCAGCGCCGCAGCGGCGGAACGCGCCGTCGTACTGGGACACCGGGTGACCATCCTCAACCGCGGCCAATCCGGCAAGCCGGCACCGGACCGCGCAGAGGTCCTGCACGCGGACATCCGCGACCAGGCCGCTGTGCGGGAGGTGCTGCAGGGCAGGGAGTTCGACGCCGTAGCGGACTTTATTGCCTTCACTCCGGACCAGGCGCGGTCCAGTATGGAACTGTTCCGCGGCCGGACCGGCCAGTACGTGTTCATCAGCACGGCGTCGGCCTACCAGAAGCCGCCCACCCGGCTGCCGATCCTGGAATCCACTCCACTGAAGAACCCGTTCTGGCAGTATTCACGGGACAAGATCGCGTGCGAGGACCTGTTGTTCGAGGCGTACCGGTCGGACGATTTCCCGGTGACCGTGGTGCGCCCCTCCCATACCTACGACCGCACGCGAGTGGGCCTGGTGGGCGGCTGGACAGATATTCACCGGATGCGCACCGGCCAGCCCGTCATGGTGCATGGTGATGGCACGTCGCTCTGGACGGTGACCCACGCCAGGGACTTCGCGAAGGCCTTCGTGGGGCTGCTTGGCCGGCCGCAGGCGGTGGGCGAGAGCTACACCATCACCTCCGACGAATACCTGCCCTGGAACCAGATCTACGGCCTGTTTGCCCGGGCGGCGGGGGTTCCCGATCCCGAGTTGGTCCATGTGCCCTCGGAAACCATCGCCGCACACGGTGCCGGGCACAGCCCCATCTAGGGCCAAGCCTCCTGGGCGACCGCGCCCACTCGGTGGTGTTCGACAATGCCAAGATCAAAGCCCTGGTGCCTGGCTTTGCCGCCACCATCCCTTTCGCTGACGGGACCCGGGAGATCGTTCAGTGGCATGACGGGCACCCCGAGCTGCAGGTGGTGGACCAATCGTTCATGGATCTGAGTGATCGGCTGATTAGGTGGGCGCCAAGGGCCGCGGACTGACCGCGCCGCCTGGGCTATGCCATTTACAACGTTCTAAATACTCGGGATTCCCACCAGGCGCAAGGGGTTGATTTGTGGCGCACACCCCCACTAGGTTACTGGGGAAGCGTTTTCCCAATCCAAAATTGAAAGGATTCACTGATGAATCCGAGCAGGATATCCGTGCGCCGTTTTTCGGTGGCCGCAGCTGCGGGCCTTGCCCTGACCGTGGGGTGCCTCACCACCCCGGCAGCCGCCGT from Pseudarthrobacter sp. SSS035 carries:
- a CDS encoding NAD(P)-dependent oxidoreductase; translation: MTSNYTITVLGLGAMGLPMATRLASELTVHGFDIAEPRLKLAEEAGIRTFASAREASKGADALLLAVRNGEQLNDVLFGENGVASVLEPGAVVILGSTVGTEAIPATVARLAEYGVELVDAPLSGGPKRAGEGDLLIVVGASPEAQEKARPALELLASTLTVVGDKPGDGQALKTVNQLLCGIHIAAAAEAMALADALGLDQAKTLAALEAGAAGSFMLSNRGPRILEAYTEEGAEVLSRLDIFVKDMGIVGKATRAAGLAAPVAAAAEQLYLLGQAQGLAAADDSAVIKVVAPTKRTA
- a CDS encoding four-carbon acid sugar kinase family protein, encoding MTLEADILAAFPAEVRIPARLVADAVAASSAETPRMLVVLDDDPTGTQSVADLPVLTRWEVEDFIWAFGQAKPAVYVLTNTRSLDPAEAAARNEEVVRNALAAAGSADALRLGFVSRSDSTLRGHYPLEPDVIAATVADVSGEATDGVVLVPAFPDAGRVTIGGVHYMRGTGHDAGKLTPVAETEFAKDASFGFANSDMTKYVEEKSQGRFAAESVIVLDLNIIRASTDPQITAKAIADAIEPATNSTPIVADIVTENDLRALSLGLEEAERRGKKLLYRVGPPFVRARIGQEIRTELTGAEAYAGNTPSEAGGLIVVGSHVGVTTRQLKALTEQHSAARIVEIDVEELLSDAGDAHLDQTVDTVVEALHGGDVIVHTSRLLIKTDDPAASLRIARTVSAAVVAVVNRTLKAFPPRFVIAKGGITSSDVAAHGLEIRHAIVRGPMLPGIVSLWEPVDGPAKGIPYIVFAGNVGDDLSLADVTRKLSSTF
- a CDS encoding aldo/keto reductase yields the protein MSEISLNNGVTIPQLGFGVFQVPPEDTQRVVEDALAAGYRHIDTAAGYRNEAGVGAAIAASGIPREEIFVTTKLRNGDQGRAWDAFQDTREALGLDFVDLYLIHWPVPSQGLYVQAWKELEALYAAKAIRAIGVSNFLSDHLDTLLESTDVVPAVNQIELHPSYQQAKLAAKSRALGIAVEAYSPLGQGGDLNGKAVTAVAQAHDATTAQVVLAWHLAAGTIVIPKSVNPSRIRENFAAASLTLTDDELASITALERGARIGSDPAVAAFTQL
- a CDS encoding GntP family transporter, which gives rise to MNPLTNSLMVRAADAPAIKPAVELGTPLLLTIAAIGIAVLLVMIIRFKIQAFVALLTVSIAVAVAAQIPLKDVFTVVANGVGGTMGKVALLIALGAVLGRMIEVSGGVQSLAAHFTEKLGAKRVAVALTAVGFLVAIPVFFEVGIIVLVPIVYAFAKIANVHPVKFGLPMAGIMLSIHVAVPPHPGIVAGAGVFGADIGLITLISLLICIPLGFLSYWVASIMNRKEYELLPGVKAQVDEFGSDSLVKVGHQGPGAVGIAPPRPALIIFLIAAPIVQILIGTLGTLTIPKDNSWYGLAAFIGNPFFALLVAVALSFFLLAVRRNWSLKETGEIFEGALPPIASILMVVAAGGVFGEVLRTSGIGAALSQTLDHLGLPVIVLGFVISLALRAAQGSATVAIVTTTGLLTSAVMEGGYSPAQIAVIVIAIGFGSLGLSHVTDAGFWTVVRYYGLTVSDGLKTWTVLTTVLGVAGFILTYVAWILVGGLSV
- a CDS encoding dodecin, with translation MSNHTYSITEIVGTSGEGVDAAVRNGIAEAAKTLRNLDWFEVKEIRGHLEDGKVADWQVRIKLGFRHEG
- a CDS encoding DUF1304 domain-containing protein, which gives rise to MILASLLFAFLAAALHVYIFTMESLTWTTPATWKRFGLASQADAETTKPLAYNQGFYNLFLAIGAFIGVGCVALGPDASAQHVVGWTLIFSCCGSMLLAAAVLALSGKKYLRAAVLQGTTPLLAVVLGLLAVAG
- a CDS encoding class II fructose-bisphosphate aldolase, with product MRTRLDHLVTAALQQGSAVPAFTCYDFTTALAVVGAAEDAGRGVILLVAPKTAGTSNGLRLIAALRGLADSASVPVAVQLDHATDLRVMADAVAAGADSVLADGSSLPYEDNIALVREARAVLGADVVLEAELGGLAGDEDRAFGADEAGVAVAGLTDSAQVEDFVARTGAELLAVAVGNVHGKYKGEPQLRWDVLQDIAVRTHIPLVLHGASGIPAGELFKAAAMNVGKVNFNTELRTGVLSTLQEQLPAHRADGENLQGLLGHWNTSAREFATSALGMLTR
- a CDS encoding aldo/keto reductase, translated to MQYTHLGRSGLKVSRLCLGTMNFGPHTDEADAHNIMDSALDAGINFFDTANVYGGSGHRGWTEEIIGRWFAKGGERRERTVLATKLYGTMTDRPNESKLSALNIRRALDASLKRLQTDYIDVYQFHHIDRDTPWDEIWQAIEVAVQQGKILYSGSSNFAGWHIAQAQEAARRRNYTGLVSEQSIYNLFRREVELEVIPAAQQYGLGLIPWSPLQGGLLGGVLKKERAGVRRTEGRAAETLKQHRDQIQQFENLADGLGHEPGDIALAWLLHQPAVTAPIVGPRTQEQLDAGIRALDVTLDADALKRLDDIFPGHRPAPEDYAW
- a CDS encoding FadR/GntR family transcriptional regulator; its protein translation is MARKSLVGVVADELLDRIIAGDFPPGSSVPGELELSARHEVSRMTVREAMKTLEAQRILSVERGRGTFVNPLNRWASLEAVLRAASEGQNEAAASVQLIELRRMLETGACELAAARISDADIQALFGHVAAMRAAHEVNDIAAFVEADLAFHDLILRASENVFVAVLFAPLHRVLEKRRAETSAVPTIQEHAIGHHQNIAEALESRNPSRSREAMDLHMQQTLDDLKNLVLEAP